The Pedobacter ginsengisoli region GCTGACTACCTTAATAGACAAACCTTTTGACGACCCTAATTGGGTTTATGAGGTTAAATGGGATGGTTATCGTGCATTAGCATTCTGTTTAAAAAATGGAGATGTTCAGTTACTTTCCAGAAATAACAAACAATTCAATGAAAAATTTTATCCAATTTTTAGGATACTTCAGGGCTTAAAACAGGATTTGGTAATTGACGGCGAAATTCTAATAATTAATGATAAAGGTATATCTAGTTTTAAAGATCTTCAAAATTGGCGCAGTGAGGAAGATGGTAAACTGGTTTATTACGTATTCGATATTATCTGGTATGAAGGTAAAGATTTAACAGGACTTCCGCTTAATGTCCGCCAAAAAATACTGGCAGAAGTTTTAGCAAATACCGACGATCATATCAAGATAAGTAAGGTATTTAATGGAGATGGAAATAAATTTTATGAAGCTGCTGTTAAGAAGGGGCTAGAGGGAATTATTGCTAAAAAATCAGACAGCACCTATGCTAAAAATACCCGTTCAAAAGATTGGTTAAAGATTAAAATTAACAAATATCAGGAAGTGGTTATTGCAGGTTACACCAAAAATAGTGGTACATCTAAACAATTTAGCTCACTCTTGCTGGGGGTATACAAAAATAACGAGTTACATTATGTTGGTAAAGTTGGTACTGGTTTTAATGATCATTTTCAGAAAGAGCTAATAGAGAAATTTCGTTCATTGGTTACCGTAAAAAGTCCTTTTTTTGAAGTCCCAAACGTAAATAAGGGATCTCGCTACAAGCCCAATCCTTCCAATACTAAAGTTACCTGGCTTAAGCCAGAATTAGTTTGCGAAGTTTCATTTACAGAGGTAACAGATGATGGCGTATTTCGCCACCCTTCATTTCGTGGCATGCGCATAGATAAAAAAGCTAAGGAGGCAGTTAGAGAAGTTGAAATTGAAACTAAAGGGTTTCTTAACCCTATTGATGAAACGCAGTTACGAAAACTGAATGGGCACCCTCTAAAATTTACCCACTTAAACAAGCTCTACTGGCCAGAAGACAAGGTAACCAAAAGAGAAATGTTTAATTATTATTACCAAGTGGCCGACTATATTTTGCCTCATTTAAAGGATAGGCCTATGTCGTTAAACCGCTTTCCCGGCGGGATTAATAGCAAAGGATTTTATCAGAAAGATGTAAGTGAAATAGCGCCAACCTGGGCCAAAACATTTCCTCACACAACAGAGGATGGTGAACACAAGGAGTATCTGCTTGGAAATGATGAGGCTACATTGCTTTGGATGGCCTCGCTTGGGTGCATAGAAATGAATCCATGGTTTTCCAGAACCCAAACAATTGACAATCCAGATTATTGTGTGATTGATCTGGACCCAGATAAAAACACATTTAATCAGGTAATAGAGGCCGCACAAATAGTAAAAGAGATACTAGACCAGATTGAAATACCGTGCTACGCAAAAACTTCAGGTTCAACAGGCATGCATATTTACATTCCGCTAGGGGCAAAGTACAGTTATGATCAGTCTCAAATGTTTGCCAGGATCATAGTAAATTTAGTGCACCGTGAGATTCCTGCTTTTACCAGTTTAGAACGTATGATTGCTAATCGGAAAGGAAAAATGTATCTGGATTTCTTACAGAACAGACCTGGAGCTACTATTGCGTGCGTTTATTCCCTTAGACCCAAACCTGGGGCCACGGTTTCTATGCCACTTACCTGGGATGAAGTTAAACCGGGAATGACCATGGGTGATTTTACAATCTTCAATGCAATTGATAGAATCAAAGAAACTGGTGATCTATTTAAAGGAACACTTGGAAAGAGTATTGATTTAGTAGTGGCCATTAATAAGGCAAAAAAGATTTTTGGATAAAATATATATTAGTCATTATTTAGAATAATTATAAATAAATAGAAATTATATTACCTTTGATGCAGATGGGGCAAGTGTAATAAAGGATTTATAAAAACAGAGGTATGTGTCAGCCAAGGGTATTAACATCCACAGGAAAAACGGTTATAAGCTGCTGTGCAAGCTGCAAGATGTACTATATATGGCATCACAATCTGGTGCTCAACTTTCCTGCCCAGGGTTTTAGCTCCTTTAAAGATGTTGTTAGTACAATATGTTTTGAAAGCAATTCATTACCATTTCCTGATGGGCAAGATCGCATTATTTTGCATACCCCTAATGATGATATCAGTTTCGCCTTTGATCTAACCGAGTTAGAAGATTTTAGAACAGCTCTTGCAGAAGCGGCATACATGAATGAAGTGTATATGCTGATGGAAAAGGAAAGATAAGTTTACAAGGGTATTCAAACAATTTCATAATCTCACAGTTAATACTTAAAAGATATATATTATGAAATCGATTTGGAAAGGAGCTATTGGCTTTGGCCTTGTAAATATTCCTGTAAAGCTTTACTCAGCTGTGCAGAATAGTAATCTTGATTTCGATATGCTTGATGAAAGAGATCATGCAAGAATAAAATATAAACGTGTAAATGAGAACACTGGCAAAGAAGTTCCGTACGAAAAAATAGTTAAAGGATACCAGCTCAATGAAAATTATATTGTACTTGATGAACATGATTTTGAAGAGGCTAGTCCGGAAAAAACCAAAATTATTGAACTGGAGCAGTTTGTTGACATAAGTGAAATAAACCCAATTTATTACGAAACCTCATATTATACCCAACCAGAAAATCAAGGAAAAAAAGCTTATTCATTGCTATTAAATGCTCTTGTGAAATCAAAAAAAGCAGGAGTGGCCCGATTCGTATTCAGAAACACTGAGAATTTATGTGTTATCCATCCTTTAGATGAGATGTTGGTTGTTACCAAAATCAGATTCGAAGAAGAGATCCGAAGCCCTAAAGAAATTAAACTGAAAATAGAAAAAGGTATAACTAGCAAGGAATTAGAAATTGGTATGGCTTTAATTGCACAATATAGCGGTGATTTTGACATCAGTTCTTTTAAGGATGAGTACCGGGTAGAACTTTTAAGCATAATAAAGGCAAAAGCTAAAGGTAAACGCCCTATTATTAAGAAAATGAAATCTCAGCAAGCCAGCAGCAATGATCTTTATAGCCAATTAATGGAAAGCCTGACTAAGAAAAAGGGGGCTTAGCTTAATAAAATTATGGAGTCCTTTCTTAAATATTCAAAAAATCAGCAAAATCAGTCGAAATAAGTAAACGTTGCCAGGCAACCATTTTTAAATAATTACGTATTATACATTGAAGCGATGATGACAGGACAACTCTAGACCTTCATCCAAGTTATCGCCCTTTATGTACTGTCAATCAGAGTAATTAATTAACAATTTAATTTACTTACTATGAAAACTTATTCAGTCAAACTGTTTTCTGGCATCCTGATGATGGCAGGAATCTTTTTAGTTCTTTATTCAGGCTGTAAAAAGAAAAGCAGTGCACCTGAAATCACCTACAGAACTTATACAGCCACAGTACAGTTAAACGGTTCAAATGAGGTTCCTATGGTTACTACAACAGGAAATGGCACAGCAAACATCACTTATAGCGAGCAATCAAAAACTATTGGCTATACCATTACATGGCAGCTTGGATCTGCAACTGCAACTACTACAGGGATGCACTTTCACGGTGCCGATAATGGCTCCAACTCAACCAGTTCCCCAATTGTAATTGAAATCCCGGGGTTCAGCACTACAAGTTCAGGTACACTTACAGGAAGCACAAGAGCATTAAATGCCACAGAAATCAGTCAGCTTTTAGCAGGAAAATGGTATGTAAATATCCATAGCTCCAACTTTACAAGTGGCGAGATGAGAGGTAATATTGTTTTGGTTGCTGCAAGTACCGGTAACGGTGGAAACAATGGTGGTGGCGGTGGTAACTACTAAATAAAAAAGCTACCCTGAACTATAATCAGAGTAGCTTTTTTATTTAAAAATACTACATTAGCATTCTTTCTGATGATTCTTTTCGAACCAACCTTTTATAATCTTCAAGTAAGGTGATATATTTTTCCATCCAATAATAGACCGATTCTGAATGTGCAGAGCTAAGATCTCTTGAATTAACATTTATATCTTCAGCAAAATTTAAATGTTTTAATTCTCCTTCAAAATCAACTGAAAAATCGTAGTTAATAGCCTTACCAATTTCTAAAATAACATCAGTATGCAATTTCCTTTGTTTAAACCAATTATATAAAGTCCGTCTGTTTACGTTTAAGCGCTTTGATAATTCGCTAATGTTTACGTTTTGTCGTCGAACAGCAAGTTCAACTATTTCTCCGGCGTTATGTTCCATAACTATAATAGTTTTAGATAATACTTAGGTTAAAACGTTAGGGACGTCTTGATTTAATTACATATTGCATTTTAAATTACTGGTTTCCGGAATATTAGAATTAATGAGAGTAGCGTCTATTTAAAATTGGGTAGCTTCTTATCAAAGATATTTAACAAACCAAAATTCCAGACCCTGTTGCTTGTCAAAAAAATACTTTTGATGTTCAGTCTACAATGAAGCAACTTTAATGGTATTCTCTGATTCAAAATACACTATGAATCAAATAACATACTTATAGATAGAAATTTTTATGACATGTGAACATTAAAAGCACTTTTTTGACTATTAGCAGGTGCTCATATTTCCTTTTGTTAAATATCTTTGGTTAAAGGAGCCTATTTAAGTGCTTTATAAATGATTATAAATAACTATTTAGCTCTTAATTAAATTTTATCAATTTTATTATCGTCCAATATATATATCCCTAGTATGTTGAATTATGAAAAATGGATTAGAAAATAATTGGTATATCGTTTATACCTTTCCCAATCTGGAGAAAAAAATCTATAACGAGCTAACAAAAAAGAACATAAAAGCTTATTTGCCATTACAAAATGTGATAAGGCAATGGAGTGATCGTAAAAAGGAAATAAAAATACCAATGTTCCCTAATTATGTTTTTATTAATTCTACAGAAAGGGAGCGTTTTAATCTATTGAAAATAGGAGGGGTATTAAAATTTATAACTTTTGAAGGTAAGCCTGCCGTAGTATCCGAAGATGAAATCTCGAGCATCATGAAATTTGAAACAATGGTTTTTGAGATAGAGACAAATCTTGTTAGTGGTGATGAGGTGATTATTGTTGACGGTCCATTTACAGGCTTACAAGGAAGATTATTTTTAAAAAGGGGAAAAGAACGTCTTGGCGTTCATTTAAGCTCTATTAATCAATCACTTTCTGTTGAAGTGTGTTCGTCTAGTTTAAGAAAAGTTGTAAGTCAAAATAGTTATAACTAACTATTGATGTTAATCAATAAAGGGTTTAGCTTTATTACTATAAGTTCAGCCTCATTTTAAATCTTCTTTTAAGGGGGTCTAATCATTTTACCAAATATATTGAACTTGTTAAAAGGGTGTTAATGTGACAAACCTCTAGCGAAGCTTTATACTTACCACATCTCAAAGTCAGAAATTTTAATAAATATGCTTCCGCTCGTTTCATGTGTGATGCCTACTTATAACCGGAGATTTTTTATTCCGCATGCTATTAAATATTTTCAAAGGCAGGAGTATGAAAATAAAGAGTTAATTATAATTGACGATGGTTCTGATTGTATTCGGGATCTGGTTCCGGAGGCTGATAATATAAAATATATTCGCCTTAACTATAAAATAACTCTGGGCGAAAAACTGAATATAGCTTGCAAGCATGCCTCAGGTGGTATAATAGTTAATTGGGACGACGACGACTGGTATGCTCCTTATAGGATAAAATATCAGGTAAGAGAGTTAAAAAAGAGCAATGCCGATATTTGTGGAATAAATAATTTACTCTACTACGATCCACAAAAAAAAGAAGCTTTTGAATATAAATACCCTATAAATCAGCGTAAATGGTTACTGGGAAGCTCCCTTTGCTACCAACGATCTTACTGGGAAAAGAATCAATATAAAGAAATAAATGTTGGGGTAGACGGCTTATTTGTTTGGGCCGCCCAGCCTGAAAAAGTAACAGCCCTTACGGATTCAACCATGTCTGTACACATGATACATGATCAAAATATTAGTTTCAAAAAAACTTCAGGAGATTGGTGGCATCCATATCCGGTGTTAGACATAGAACGAATAATGAACCTGGATTTAAAGTATTATCCTAATCACGATCAAATTGCTTCAGACAAATGGAATTTAAAAATTGCGAAACGGCCCTTAAAAAATGTTTATGCATGCCTGGTACATGAAAGTATAGATTGTGTAATTGATCTGGTTCGTAATTTGCATTTTCATGATCCATCATCCACCATAATAATCTTTAACAGCAGTGCCGATATTCAATTAAATTCCTGCTCATTTCCTTTTGAGGAATTTGGAGTAA contains the following coding sequences:
- the ligD gene encoding DNA ligase D; its protein translation is MSLKEYGKKRDFNKTAEPKAIKTKSTGKLHFVIQKHDASRLHYDFRLEMEGVLKSWAVPKGPSTDPKTKRLAVMVEDHPFDYKNFEGIIPKGEYGGGTVIVWDEGTYEPIEKVKGKKAQEKYLLNQLHDGSLKIILHGKKLKGEYALVKTQGMGENGWLLIKHKDEYASLVDITKKDTSVLSSQTIEQVKKAKVTEVSAEVNTLLKKGKKSKIPIGMKPMLTTLIDKPFDDPNWVYEVKWDGYRALAFCLKNGDVQLLSRNNKQFNEKFYPIFRILQGLKQDLVIDGEILIINDKGISSFKDLQNWRSEEDGKLVYYVFDIIWYEGKDLTGLPLNVRQKILAEVLANTDDHIKISKVFNGDGNKFYEAAVKKGLEGIIAKKSDSTYAKNTRSKDWLKIKINKYQEVVIAGYTKNSGTSKQFSSLLLGVYKNNELHYVGKVGTGFNDHFQKELIEKFRSLVTVKSPFFEVPNVNKGSRYKPNPSNTKVTWLKPELVCEVSFTEVTDDGVFRHPSFRGMRIDKKAKEAVREVEIETKGFLNPIDETQLRKLNGHPLKFTHLNKLYWPEDKVTKREMFNYYYQVADYILPHLKDRPMSLNRFPGGINSKGFYQKDVSEIAPTWAKTFPHTTEDGEHKEYLLGNDEATLLWMASLGCIEMNPWFSRTQTIDNPDYCVIDLDPDKNTFNQVIEAAQIVKEILDQIEIPCYAKTSGSTGMHIYIPLGAKYSYDQSQMFARIIVNLVHREIPAFTSLERMIANRKGKMYLDFLQNRPGATIACVYSLRPKPGATVSMPLTWDEVKPGMTMGDFTIFNAIDRIKETGDLFKGTLGKSIDLVVAINKAKKIFG
- a CDS encoding DUF6686 family protein — encoded protein: MCQPRVLTSTGKTVISCCASCKMYYIWHHNLVLNFPAQGFSSFKDVVSTICFESNSLPFPDGQDRIILHTPNDDISFAFDLTELEDFRTALAEAAYMNEVYMLMEKER
- a CDS encoding Ku protein → MKSIWKGAIGFGLVNIPVKLYSAVQNSNLDFDMLDERDHARIKYKRVNENTGKEVPYEKIVKGYQLNENYIVLDEHDFEEASPEKTKIIELEQFVDISEINPIYYETSYYTQPENQGKKAYSLLLNALVKSKKAGVARFVFRNTENLCVIHPLDEMLVVTKIRFEEEIRSPKEIKLKIEKGITSKELEIGMALIAQYSGDFDISSFKDEYRVELLSIIKAKAKGKRPIIKKMKSQQASSNDLYSQLMESLTKKKGA
- a CDS encoding CHRD domain-containing protein, producing the protein MKTYSVKLFSGILMMAGIFLVLYSGCKKKSSAPEITYRTYTATVQLNGSNEVPMVTTTGNGTANITYSEQSKTIGYTITWQLGSATATTTGMHFHGADNGSNSTSSPIVIEIPGFSTTSSGTLTGSTRALNATEISQLLAGKWYVNIHSSNFTSGEMRGNIVLVAASTGNGGNNGGGGGNY
- a CDS encoding UpxY family transcription antiterminator, producing the protein MKNGLENNWYIVYTFPNLEKKIYNELTKKNIKAYLPLQNVIRQWSDRKKEIKIPMFPNYVFINSTERERFNLLKIGGVLKFITFEGKPAVVSEDEISSIMKFETMVFEIETNLVSGDEVIIVDGPFTGLQGRLFLKRGKERLGVHLSSINQSLSVEVCSSSLRKVVSQNSYN